One Salvia splendens isolate huo1 chromosome 12, SspV2, whole genome shotgun sequence genomic window carries:
- the LOC121758608 gene encoding probable disease resistance protein At1g58602, whose amino-acid sequence MAEAAVLEMIQDLKSLHVTCADTRKQSILKRTINELTETLDFWRDLEMEERSKLECFIAELVKLARDVIDVEFEFYSNSINSTYENLVIQMKTTKVRMKSIGYEEEGEIVVGLEKDVKKLLEKNILNKLKDFQILCIKGMIGIGKTSLARQLYKAGAGQFERQAWVCVSSDMRKDEVLMRLIQQMVPGYKRRTFQKLSDKDFLRQNLEGLSCFVVLDNLSKKTHLDYILDGLPSRGCTGSRLLLTSRIDLRSANMLQLTSRFEFRTVDVGYTHEMNALDSDKSWKLFLKTIDKVTSVENKFSKEMERKGKEMLKKCWGLPLAIINVARQKATQRLSGIEWEALFESIELSDTLKLLEPMYHQLDDRIKPEFVHLSLFKEDAILRDEKLDQIWAVNGLGFPKLSSVFARRSILRVVKRLFSKTRFRLHPLLHMISIRKAEEEMGLEILSSNGNSRPSQNARHRVIHCGRDKFDPFTNELSKQLISLIFHGGGSYLDDTSSSYWESFESLKILDMEDFGVKTLPETIGTLVELQYLGLRNNYIQEIPQLLAELKKLEVLDISQNFMVEVPDIILEMNSLRDVHMSNVIFRESLKVATLCKLRTLEYISIYDWTYERPSFRRIMYDFETLGFEEVDENSDVDTLFASLAQFPYFINLFLRGFRYRSMPCLDKIGAIRKLTVLKLDGRIGRLPSADSLPERIFYISLVNTCLDEDPMPTLEKLIFLSRLKLRNAYTGREMVIQHGGFPRLKVLCINELWNLRKIRVDEDAMLIVVELEINSCPHLETLPERIQRMSELKKFKMVTTKHIATKIRNAGLTSEISEEDIDP is encoded by the exons ATGGCGGAGGCTGCGGTCTTAGAGATGATACAAGATCTCAAGAGTTTACACGTTACATGTGCCGATACCAGAAAGCAATCGATTTTAAAGAGAACAATCAATGAGCTTACAGAGACATTGGATTTCTGGAGAGACTTGGAAATGGAAGAGAGGAGCAAGCTAGAATGTTTCATTGCTGAATTGGTAAAGTTGGCTCGCGATGTCATTGACGTGGAATTTGAGTTTTACAGTAACAGTATCAATAGCACGTATGAGAACCTCGTAATTCAGATGAAGACGACAAAGGTGCGGATGAAAAGTATCGGATATGAGGAAGAAGGGGAAATTGTGGTGGGGTTGGAGAAAGACGTGAAGAAGTTGCTGGaaaaaaatatcttaaataaattaaaggaCTTTCAGATTTTGTGTATAAAGGGCATGATCGGTATCGGGAAgacaagtctggccagacaactGTACAAGGCCGGGGCTGGCCAGTTCGAGCGTCAGGCTTGGGTATGCGTTTCTAGTGACATGCGTAAGGATGAGGTACTTATGAGACTGATACAGCAAATGGTGCCAGGATATAAAAGAAGAACATTTCAAAAGTTGAGCGACAAAGATTTCCTTCGCCAGAACCTGGAAGGATTGTCATGTTTCGTAGTCTTGGACAATCTGTCGAAAAAAACACACTTAGATTACATTTTGGATGGTCTTCCATCTCGAG GTTGTACTGGAAGCAGGTTGCTGTTAACAAGTCGCATTGATCTTAGATCAGCCAACATGTTGCAGTTAACAAGTCGCTTTGAGTTTAGAACAGTAGACGTTGGTTATACTCATGAGATGAACGCTTTGGATTCTGACAAGAGCTGGAAATTGTTTTTGAAAACAATTGATAAAGTTACAAGTGTTGAGAACAAATTCTCAAAGGAGATGGAGAGAAAGGGGAAAGAGATGTTGAAAAAATGTTGGGGTTTGCCGCTTGCTATAATAAATGTTGCAAGGCAGAAAGCAACACAAAGACTTTCGGGGATTGAATGGGAAGCACTTTTTGAGTCAATTGAATTGAGTGATACATTGAAGTTACTGGAACCGATGTATCATCAATTGGATGATAGAATCAAGCCAGAGTTCGTGCATTTGTCCCTTTTTAAGGAAGATGCAATATTGAGGGACGAAAAGTTGGATCAGATTTGGGCTGTAAATGGATTAGGTTTTCCAAAACTTTCATCGGTTTTTGCTCGTAGATCGATTCTTAGAGTCGTGAAGCGGCTCTTTAGTAAAACAAGGTTTCGCCTGCATCCTTTGTTACACATGATATCAATCAGAAAAGCAGAAGAGGAAATGGGCTTGGAGATCTTAAGCAGCAATGGAAACAGTAGGCCCTCTCAGAATGCCCGTCATCGTGTTATCCATTGTGGCAGAGACAAATTTGATCCTTTCACGAATGAACTTAGCAAACAACTTATTTCTCTTATCTTCCATGGAGGTGGTAGCTACTTGGACGACACTAGCTCGTCTTATTGGGAGAGTTTTGAATCACTCAAAATACTTGACATGGAAGATTTTGGGGTGAAGACTTTACCCGAAACAATCGGCACACTGGTTGAGTTACAGTACTTGGGATTGAGAAATAATTACATACAAGAGATCCCACAGTTGTTGGCGGAGTTAAAAAAGCTTGAGGTTCTTGATATATCTCAGAACTTTATGGTGGAGGTCCCGGATATTATATTGGAAATGAACAGCCTTCGTGATGTCCACATGTCTAATGTGATTTTCCGGGAGTCTTTGAAAGTAGCTACGCTGTGCAAACTGCGGACCCTAGAATACATCTCGATTTATGATTGGACATATGAGCGCCCGAGCTTCAGGAGAATAATGTATGACTTTGAAACGCTGGGCTTTGAAGAAGTTGATGAAAACTCGGATGTAGATACGCTGTTTGCATCACTAGCTCAGTTTCCGTATTTTATTAATCTTTTCTTAAGAGGGTTTCGTTATAGAAGCATGCCGTGTTTGGACAAAATTGGTGCTATACGAAAGCTCACGGTACTAAAACTAGACGGGCGTATAGGTAGGCTACCGAGTGCTGATAGTTTACCTGAAAGGATTTTTTACATATCATTGGTAAATACTTGTCTTGATGAAGACCCCATGCCGACATTAGAGAAGCTCATTTTCCTAAGCCGGCTCAAACTGCGAAATGCATACACTGGTCGAGAAATGGTGATCCAACACGGCGGATTTCCCAGGCTCAAAGTGCTTTGCATCAATGAATTGTGGAATCTTAGAAAGATACGAGTTGATGAAGATGCAATGTTGATTGTCGTGGAACTAGAAATCAATAGCTGTCCACATCTGGAGACACTTCCGGAACGGATTCAGAGGATGTCTGAACTGAAAAAGTTTAAGATGGTAACAACCAAACACATTGCAACAAAGATCAGAAATGCAGGTTTGACCTCCGAAATTTCGGAGGAGGATATCGATCCATAG